One Ranitomeya imitator isolate aRanImi1 chromosome 1, aRanImi1.pri, whole genome shotgun sequence DNA window includes the following coding sequences:
- the LOC138657328 gene encoding SLAM family member 9-like isoform X2 has product MYRAIGSSVTFPPVKISNDIVYDLRKLSHVLIVTYHGSENVRPPYTHRVHFSSRTGEIEMRNLTEGDSGTYEQVVNLKVVAVIHLLVIEPVNEPTLRKVNETIHGAQCHVLLECSVQGSGPLNVTLLRDGREITENITIIDRSRYLSVDFWDPGFRGSYTCKSSNPLGAKTSAEITVLAPDEICKKATSDLYNWSFIIFIVIFIIIIAVIAIVLGLVLGYKKCRTSRGHEIGHDSGESADVMPEDTSESGLPLLNKTLENGRTPPCDVRTNDDRGPEEDENHDSLVEPPPEDFPSCPEPGQCGSEGASSMDPELSRASSDQEAVS; this is encoded by the exons ATGTACAGAGCCATTGGATCTTCTGTGACTTTCCCTCCAGTAAAAATCTCTAATGATATCGTATATGATCTCAGGAAACTCAGCCACGTTCTTATAGTGACTTATCACGGCAGCGAGAATGTCCGACCACCATATACCCATCGTGTCCACTTCTCCTCAAGAACTGGAGAAATTGAGATGAGAAACCTGACAGAAGGCGACAGCGGCACGTATGAGCAAGTGGTGAACCTGAAAGTGGTGGCCGTCATCCATCTCCTTGTGATCG AACCAGTGAATGAGCCGACTCTGCGAAAGGTGAATGAGACAATACATGGGGCTCAATGTCACGTCCTCCTGGAGTGCAGCGTCCAGGGATCGGGGCCACTCAATGTGACCTTACTAAGAGATGGAAGAGAAATCACTGAGAACATCACCATCATTGACCGCTCCAGATACTTGTCTGTAGACTTCTGGGATCCTGGATTTCGTGGGTCGTACACTTGTAAATCATCAAACCCCTTAGGTGCCAAGACTTCTGCAGAGATCACAGTACTGGCTCCTG ACGAAATCTGTAAGAAAGCAACATCGGATCTTTACAACTGGAGTTTTATCATCTtcatcgtcatcttcatcatcatcattgcaGTCATCGCCATCGTTCTTGGTCTTGTCCTCGGTTACAAGAAAT GTAGAACAAGTAGAGGACATGAGATTGGGCATGATTCTGGAGAGTCTGCAGATGTGATGCCAGAAGATACATCGGAGTCTGGGCTTCCGCTACTTAATAAAACTCTGGAAAATGGAAGAACACCACCCTGTGATGTTCGTACCAATGATGACAGAGGACCTGAAGAAGATGAGAACCATGACAGTTTAGTGGAGCCGCCTCCCGAAGATTTCCCAAGCTGCCCGGAACCAGGTCAATGTGGCTCAGAAGGGGCGTCCAGTATGGATCCAGAGCTGAGCAGAGCCTCCTCTGACCAGGAAGCGGTCAGCTGA
- the LOC138657328 gene encoding carcinoembryonic antigen-related cell adhesion molecule 2-like isoform X1, producing the protein MIAAGMKPPMFLYLLLLIIWADGGNAVTRPHQMYRAIGSSVTFPPVKISNDIVYDLRKLSHVLIVTYHGSENVRPPYTHRVHFSSRTGEIEMRNLTEGDSGTYEQVVNLKVVAVIHLLVIEPVNEPTLRKVNETIHGAQCHVLLECSVQGSGPLNVTLLRDGREITENITIIDRSRYLSVDFWDPGFRGSYTCKSSNPLGAKTSAEITVLAPDEICKKATSDLYNWSFIIFIVIFIIIIAVIAIVLGLVLGYKKCRTSRGHEIGHDSGESADVMPEDTSESGLPLLNKTLENGRTPPCDVRTNDDRGPEEDENHDSLVEPPPEDFPSCPEPGQCGSEGASSMDPELSRASSDQEAVS; encoded by the exons GAAATGCTGTTACCAGGCCACATCAGATGTACAGAGCCATTGGATCTTCTGTGACTTTCCCTCCAGTAAAAATCTCTAATGATATCGTATATGATCTCAGGAAACTCAGCCACGTTCTTATAGTGACTTATCACGGCAGCGAGAATGTCCGACCACCATATACCCATCGTGTCCACTTCTCCTCAAGAACTGGAGAAATTGAGATGAGAAACCTGACAGAAGGCGACAGCGGCACGTATGAGCAAGTGGTGAACCTGAAAGTGGTGGCCGTCATCCATCTCCTTGTGATCG AACCAGTGAATGAGCCGACTCTGCGAAAGGTGAATGAGACAATACATGGGGCTCAATGTCACGTCCTCCTGGAGTGCAGCGTCCAGGGATCGGGGCCACTCAATGTGACCTTACTAAGAGATGGAAGAGAAATCACTGAGAACATCACCATCATTGACCGCTCCAGATACTTGTCTGTAGACTTCTGGGATCCTGGATTTCGTGGGTCGTACACTTGTAAATCATCAAACCCCTTAGGTGCCAAGACTTCTGCAGAGATCACAGTACTGGCTCCTG ACGAAATCTGTAAGAAAGCAACATCGGATCTTTACAACTGGAGTTTTATCATCTtcatcgtcatcttcatcatcatcattgcaGTCATCGCCATCGTTCTTGGTCTTGTCCTCGGTTACAAGAAAT GTAGAACAAGTAGAGGACATGAGATTGGGCATGATTCTGGAGAGTCTGCAGATGTGATGCCAGAAGATACATCGGAGTCTGGGCTTCCGCTACTTAATAAAACTCTGGAAAATGGAAGAACACCACCCTGTGATGTTCGTACCAATGATGACAGAGGACCTGAAGAAGATGAGAACCATGACAGTTTAGTGGAGCCGCCTCCCGAAGATTTCCCAAGCTGCCCGGAACCAGGTCAATGTGGCTCAGAAGGGGCGTCCAGTATGGATCCAGAGCTGAGCAGAGCCTCCTCTGACCAGGAAGCGGTCAGCTGA